GCATCGGGTTCGGTTCCTGCATGCCGAAATACCCCAGCACGAGGAATGCGGCGATGAACACGAAGAGCAGCACGCGGTGCCAAGTCGGGCGATAGCGCATCGACTTGACCGGCGAGCGGTCGAGCCAGGGCAGCGCGAAGAGGATCGTCACCGACACGGCCATCAGGATCACGCCCCAGAGCTTGGCGTCGAGCTGCACCTTGTGAACGGTCGCGAACGCGAACGCCAGCGCCGTGAGCGCCGCGACGAACAGGCGTACGCGCCAGCCGCGAACCGTGAAGTAGGTGAGCGCACCCAGCGCCAGCACGGCACCGCCCAGCCAGGGAAGGAAGTCGGCGGTCGTGGCCCGCAGGATGGTGTAGAACGGCGTGAAATACCACAGCGGCGCGATGTGCAGCGGCGTCTGCATGGGATCGGCGGGAATGAAATTGTTGCCTTCCAGGAAAACCCCGCCCATTTCCGGCGCGAAGAACACCACCGCGAAATAGATGATGAAGAAGAATGCGATGCCGTAGATGTCATGCACCGTGTAGTAAGGATGGAACGGAATGCCGTCGAGCGGCTTGCCATCGTCGCCGAGGTGCTCTTTGATCTCGATGCCATCCGGGTTGTTCGATCCGACGTCGTGCAGCGCCATGACGTGCGCCACGATGAGTCCGATCATCACCGTGGGCATCACCATCGTGTGCAGCGCGAAGAACCGATTGAGCGTCGCGTCGCCGATGACGAAGTCGCCCCGGATCCAGGTCGAGAGATCCGGCCCGATCACCGGGATGGAACTGAACAGGTTGATGATCACCTGTGCGCCCCAGAAGCTCATCTGCCCCCAGGGCAGCAGGTAGCCGAAGAACGACTCC
This genomic window from Burkholderiales bacterium GJ-E10 contains:
- a CDS encoding ubiquinol-cytochrome c reductase, cytochrome b; translation: MGLHTPRYKGLLGWVDARMPSIMDIFETHVAGYYAPKNFNFWYFFGSIAAVVLVIQLVSGAFLAMHYKPDSRLAFWSVELIMREVQGGWLIRYMHSVGASFFFIVIYFHIFRAMLYGSYRTPREIVWIAGCVLFLALMAESFFGYLLPWGQMSFWGAQVIINLFSSIPVIGPDLSTWIRGDFVIGDATLNRFFALHTMVMPTVMIGLIVAHVMALHDVGSNNPDGIEIKEHLGDDGKPLDGIPFHPYYTVHDIYGIAFFFIIYFAVVFFAPEMGGVFLEGNNFIPADPMQTPLHIAPLWYFTPFYTILRATTADFLPWLGGAVLALGALTYFTVRGWRVRLFVAALTALAFAFATVHKVQLDAKLWGVILMAVSVTILFALPWLDRSPVKSMRYRPTWHRVLLFVFIAAFLVLGYFGMQEPNPMRNLISQFCMAIYFGFFALMPWWSRMGTFKPAPDRVRFTAH